Below is a genomic region from Flavobacterium ginsengisoli.
CATTAAAACCATATATCGACAAAAATTACAGAACCAAAACAAAAGCTAAAAACACTATTCTTTTTGGAAGTTCACTTGGCGGATTGGTTTCGTATTATGGCGCTTTAAAACATCCTGATGTTTTTGGCAAAGCAGGCGTTTTTTCTCCTTCATTTTGGTTTTCTAACGATATTTATGCTTTTACAGAAAAACAGTCCAAAATTAAGACTAAAATCTATTTTTTGTGCGGCGATAAAGAAAGTGACGATATGGTAAAAGATTTAACCAAAATGAAACGTTTACTAGATTCTAAACGCTGTTATTGTCTTCATCTTGATAAAACTAAAATTGTAAAAGGCGGAGAACATAACGAAAAACTGTGGCGAGATCATTTTGTTGAAGCGCTACTTTGGCTGGGCTATTAAATAAAAATAAAAAAATACTCCTATAAAAATGAAACTTATTTTAAGAGAATACAATCTCAAACTAAAGCACACTTTCACTATTTCGAGAGAATCTATTGACGTACAGCCATCATTAATTGTAGAATTGCAAAGCGATGGTTTTTCTGGTTTTGGAGAAGCTACCTCAAATCCGTATTATCATATTACGGTTCCGATGATGATTTCCGATTTGGAAAAAATAAGAGCGATTATTGAAAATACCGAAAACGAAACTCCAGAGGCATTTTGGTCAAAAATTCATCCGTATTTAAAAGACGATATGTTTGCCTTATGCGCTTTAGATTTGGCGTATAATGATTTGTATGCTCGTAAAAAAGGCAAAAAATTATACGAATTATGGAACTACAAAACCGATCATAATCCGTTAACCGATTACACGATCGGAATTGACACAATTGAAAAAATGGTTTTTAAAATGCAAGAACTGCCTTGGCCAATTTATAAAATTAAACTAGGCACAAAGGAAGATATTGCGATTGTAAAAGAACTTAGAAAACACACAAACGCTATTTTTAGAATTGATGCCAACTGCGGATGGACAGTTGAAGAAACTATAAATAATGCTGTAGAATTAAAAAAATTAGGCGTTGAATTCTTAGAACAGCCCATGAAAGCTGATAATTGGGAAGGACATAAAGAAGTATTTAAACATTCTGTTCTTCCTGTAATTGCTGACGAAAGCTGTATTATTGAAGAAGATGTAGCAAAATGTTTCAATCATTTTCATGGAGTGAATGTAAAACTGGTAAAATGTGGCGGTTTAACTCCTGGAAAACGTATGATTGAAGAAGCTAAAAAATTAGGCTTAAGAACTATGGTTGGCTGCATGACCGAATCTACTGTCGGAATTTCTGCAATTGCACATTTGCTTCCGCAATTGGATTATGTAGACATGGATGGCGCATTGCTTTTGGCTGAGGATATTGCAACTGGCGTAACAATTGAAGACGGAATTATCAATTACTCCAATCTTAACGGAACGGGAGTAACATTACTGTAAAATGATAGTCGAAAAATTTCCAGATAGAATCATTGAAATTGACCAAAAGCGATATTTGTATTTTGGAGGAACAGCTTATTTAGGTCTTCCGACAAACCATAAATTTCAAGATTTAGTCGTTCAAAACATCTTAAAATGGGGAACAACTTATGGAAGTTCTAGAACCGCGAACATACAATTAAGCGCTTATACTTCTGGAGAAAATTTTCTAGCTCAACATATTGGTTCAGAAAAAACAGTAACCGTTTCTTCTGGAATGCTGGCCGGAAAACTGGTTTTAGAAAAACTGAAAAAGCAAACGGATTGTTTTTATCATTTAAATGAAATTCATTCGGCTATTCAGATTGAAAACAGTCTTCCTGTCTTTATAAATAAAAAATTGAATGCTAATTTATTAAATTCCAAACCAGAAAAAATAACGATTTTAACAGATGGAGTTCCATCATTTCAAACCAGACCAATTGATTTATCTTTCTTAAATGAGATTTCAAATCAAAAGGAAATTACATTGGTTATTGATGAATCTCATTCGTTGGGAATTATTGGCAAAAATGGCTCTGGAATTTATTCTTCAATTGATTTTCCGGTTAAAAGAAAAATCTTGGCTTCATCTCTTGGAAAAGCTTTCGGCTTAACAGGCGGAGTGATTGCATCAGATTCTGAATTCATAGAATCAATAAAAGAAATTGAAACTTTTACAAGTGCTGCCGGAATGAATCCCGCTTTTGTACAAACGCTTTTTGATGCTAAAGAAATTTATAAAACGCAACATCAAAAATTGAAAGATAATTTGAGTTATATCGATACGATTTTAACTAAAAACAGCACGATCCTATTTGATAAAAACTATCCTTTAATTTATCTTTTATCGAATGAATTAGTTGAAAAATTAAAACAGGAAAAAATCATTATAGCAAGTTTCAGATATACTAAAGAAGCCGAACCATTAAATCGAATTGTAGTTACAGCAAATCATTTAAAAGAAGATTTGGATAAATTGGTTGCAACTTTAAATGATTTCAATTCTAGATTTTAATCATTTTAAAAACTACCTTTGTAAAATAAATTGGGAGTTTTAGTTTCAGATTGAAAACTTGAAACTTGAAACAGAAAAAAACCTGAAACATAAATTATGACAAATAACGATATACTTAAAAAACTTCGCGTGGCTTTGATGCTCCGTGATGACCAAATAATTGAAATTTTAGAATTAGTAGATTTTAGAATTTCGAAGTCAGAATTGGGCGCTTTTTTTAGAGCAGAAGATCATCCAAACTACATGGAATGTGGCGATCAGGTTTTGAGAAACTTCTTAAACGGATTAGTAATTCATTTAAGAGGCACTAAAGAAAATCCTAAAAATCCGAATGATGTTTTAGCAAAGCATAAAGCTGAAATTCCAAAAAAGGAAACTTCTAAAGAAAGACCAGAATTTAAAGTCGCTCCAAAAGATTCAGAAAAATACAGAGGCGATCAAAGTTCATCAAAATCAGGTTCATCAGCTGGAAAACCTAAAAAGAAATCATTCCCAAAAGGAAACGGAAAACCATCTGTTGTAGAAAAAGTGGTATTCAAAAACGGCAATAAGAAAAAATCTTAGCGCTTTTGTAAACGCCAACAAATAAAATTAAAGATGTCTTTTTAATATATCTTTACAACATAAAAATCCATTCTTTAAAGAATGGATTTTTTTATATTTTTAATGCAAATTAAACAAAGATCAATCTATCATGAAATATCTACTTTTAAGCATCACTTTCTTTTTATTTCTAAATGCAAAAGGTCAAACATCCATCAAAGACCAAATAATTGGAAACTGGAAAGTAAAAAATGTAATAGTAAAATCGAATAGTAAAGAAATGACAGAACTCTCTCAAACCTTTACAAATTCAATATTTTCATTCCAAAAAAATCAAAATTTTAATTTCATTCCAAAACAGAAAACGCAACTTACTCCAATGTTTGTGCAAATGTTGCAAAATCAAAAATGGGGTTTTGAAGAGAAAAAAAATTTAATTAGAATCGGCACAGCTAAAGATCATTATTCAATAATGGGAATAACTCCAAAAATTGAAAAAAATAATGCGGTTTTTAAACTTGAAGAAGCAGAACTAAGTCTCGAAGTAGTAAAAACCGAATAATCGATTTATATTTTATTTTGATCAATTTCATCGAAAAAAGCATCTTTATAAGTTGCCCCAATCGGCAACTCTTTTCCGTTTACGAAAACAGAAAAATTATCTGTCGACTCGATATGTTTTAAAGAAACAACATACGATTTATGTATTTGAATAAAATCCTTTTCTGGCAATGATTCAATAACATTTTTTAATGACGAATGTGTAATAATCTGCTGCTTTACTGTATGAATGCAAACATAATTCTGTAAACTTTCTACGTATAAAACATCATTCAAAAAAACTTTCTGAAATTTATTTTTTCCATCTGTTTTTATAAATAAAAAATCTGGCGCATTACTATTACTTGTACTAGAAAGTTCTATTTTGGATTCAGAATTTAGTTTAGAAACAGCTTGATAAAATCGTTCGAATGCAATTGGTTTTAATAAATAATCAACTGCATTCAGCTCAAAACCTTCTAAAGCAAAATCGGGATAAGCTGTCGTAAAAATGACTTTAATATTTTTCGAAATAATTCTAGAAAGCTGTAATCCTGTTAATTGAGGCATTTGAATATCTAGAAAAATCACATCTACAGATTGTGAGTTTAGAAATTCTAATGCTTTTAACGAATCATTAAAAACACCAACTTTCTCTAGAAAATTTACTTTTCCGATGTAATTTTCTAATATTCGAGTTGCAGGCGGTTCGTCGTCTACAATAATGCATTTAAAAGCCATAAATTATTTCTTTAGCGGTATTTTTAAGTAAGTTTTAAAGGTATTATTTTCTTCTGTTTTTTCAAGAATAAATTGGTTCTTGTACATATATTCTAATCTTTTGGTCAGATTTTCATAACCAATTCCAGTTGACGAATAATTCTCTCCATTCACATTATAATTGAAAGTTGAAATCTCTAAAAAATCCTCTTTTATTTTGATTAGAATAACAGCTTTTTCATTTTCATTATTCAGTTTTCCGTGTTTAAAAACATTCTCTACAAAATGAATTAAAGCTGACGAAAGAATTCTTTCATTTGAATATTCTCCTTCTAAAGAAAAATCTAAATATAACAGATCTTCAAATCGTTTTTTCTGCAAATGAATGTAGTTTTGAATAAACTGAATTTCTTTTGAAAGTATCGCTTCATCTTTATCTGTTTCTGTAATAACATATCGAAGTAAATCAGAAAGAACCAAAATATCATTGGCCATTTCATCTTCTTTCAAAACCAATTGACTGTAAAAAGAATTCAGTGTATTGAATAAAAAATGCGGACTAACTTGCGCTTTTAGCATTTGAAATTCAGCCTTTTTGTTCTCCAAAAGCAATTCCTGATTTTGATGTTGCGTAGTATGAAACTGCCAAAACAAAAAAGTTAATGCACTTAGAATGACCGCTGGCAATCCGAAGAAAAAATTGTCTTTTATGTAATAACCTATTTCTCTAGCTTCTTCATAGTAATTGTGTCTTCCGGTAATATTAAACATAACAACTTCTTGCAAAAAATAGCGAACAGCCGCAAAAAGCAATAGCGAAACCGGAATTGTTAGGATGTAAAAAAGTAATTTCTTCTTGTTTAAAAACCATTCGCAGAAATAGTAAAAGTTGAGAATGTAAATACAAAATATTGCTAACAAATGAGTTGGCGTAATTCCATAACATATTCCTTTGATTACAATTTCTACTTTTTTATCATTAAGTCCAATATCCCAGAAAATGTACGTTAGAAATAATAAAAAGAAAAAAACAATGTGATAGTAAAAAGGGATTCTTGATTTCATAGTTTTTTGATAATTAGCTCAAAAATACAATTAAGCCTTAAATAGAAAATTAGATTTATTTAAAACATGCGTTTTTAGGGATGAACTATCAAAAACGTTACACGAAATTATTACTCTGCAAATTCCATGTGTTTATAAAATGAAATCCTATGTTCATCAAAAACAAAAAATAGAGATCAAAAGACAGAATACATTTGTCATGAATTTAAAAACAAAACGTCATGTACAAAATCATTTTATTACTAACAATTATTACATTAAACTTAACTTCTGCTCAAACTAAGAAAAAACAGATATTATTGGTTGGAACATTTCATTACGCCAATCCAGGTCTGGATGTTACTCAAGTAAATAGTTTTGATATCTTATCTGAGAAGAGCCAAAAAGAACTCGAAATAATGAGTGACAAAATCAAAAAATTTGGCCCAGATAAAATATTTGTAGAATGGGAATTTAATGAACAAGCCGATTTAGATAAGTTTTACAATAAAAACACCGACAGTCTTTTTAAAACTAATAAAGACGAAATAGTACAACTGGCACTACGCACAGCTAAAAAACTGAATCATAAAAAATTATACGGAATGAATCTCTACACTTCTTTTCCATATGACAGTTTACTGATGTCAATGGAAAAAGCAAACCAGCAGGATTTATTGAAAAGAAATAACGAGTGGAAAAAAAGGAATGAAAAAGATCATAATGAAAGAATAACAAAAAGCTCGTTACAAGAACTCATGCTACATTATAATAAAAAAGAAACCGAAAATAAAAATATACAATGGTATTTGGAAGTAGCTAACAGAGCTGGAAATCCAGATGATTTTACAGGAGCGTCTTTAGTTTCAAATTGGTACAAAAGAAACTTATATATGTATTCTTTAATTCAGAAATTAACTGAAACTACAGATACTAAAATAATGATTTTAGTAGGCGCTGGTCATGCTGCTCTGATTAGAGAATTTATAACACATGATCCAGAATTTGAAATTGTGGAACTATCTACAGTTTTGAAATAAACTTAATGATTTAACCGCAAAGAGCACAAAGAATTACGCAAAGTTCGCAAAGTTTTTTAGCCACGAATTCACGAATTTTATTTTTTACAATCTTTGAAAATAATTCGTGAATTCGTGGCTATTTTCAACATACAGCTTTGCGAACTTTGCGTTTGTACTCACAATCCTTGACAAAAAACTTAGCGCCCTTTGCGGTTAAATAGACTTCAAAAAAAAATCCCTCCAAA
It encodes:
- a CDS encoding alpha/beta hydrolase, yielding MKRIFLAVLLLFTFIGKAQSTVSKNISTFTIEAPQLNTTKKIWIYLPENYSKDIKKKYSVIYMHDAQNLFDAKTSFAGEWNIDEKLDSLKAPVIVVAIEHGNEKRIDELTPFKNEKYGGGNADNYLDFIVKTLKPYIDKNYRTKTKAKNTILFGSSLGGLVSYYGALKHPDVFGKAGVFSPSFWFSNDIYAFTEKQSKIKTKIYFLCGDKESDDMVKDLTKMKRLLDSKRCYCLHLDKTKIVKGGEHNEKLWRDHFVEALLWLGY
- a CDS encoding dipeptide epimerase, with product MKLILREYNLKLKHTFTISRESIDVQPSLIVELQSDGFSGFGEATSNPYYHITVPMMISDLEKIRAIIENTENETPEAFWSKIHPYLKDDMFALCALDLAYNDLYARKKGKKLYELWNYKTDHNPLTDYTIGIDTIEKMVFKMQELPWPIYKIKLGTKEDIAIVKELRKHTNAIFRIDANCGWTVEETINNAVELKKLGVEFLEQPMKADNWEGHKEVFKHSVLPVIADESCIIEEDVAKCFNHFHGVNVKLVKCGGLTPGKRMIEEAKKLGLRTMVGCMTESTVGISAIAHLLPQLDYVDMDGALLLAEDIATGVTIEDGIINYSNLNGTGVTLL
- a CDS encoding aminotransferase class I/II-fold pyridoxal phosphate-dependent enzyme, encoding MIVEKFPDRIIEIDQKRYLYFGGTAYLGLPTNHKFQDLVVQNILKWGTTYGSSRTANIQLSAYTSGENFLAQHIGSEKTVTVSSGMLAGKLVLEKLKKQTDCFYHLNEIHSAIQIENSLPVFINKKLNANLLNSKPEKITILTDGVPSFQTRPIDLSFLNEISNQKEITLVIDESHSLGIIGKNGSGIYSSIDFPVKRKILASSLGKAFGLTGGVIASDSEFIESIKEIETFTSAAGMNPAFVQTLFDAKEIYKTQHQKLKDNLSYIDTILTKNSTILFDKNYPLIYLLSNELVEKLKQEKIIIASFRYTKEAEPLNRIVVTANHLKEDLDKLVATLNDFNSRF
- a CDS encoding DUF1456 family protein, coding for MTNNDILKKLRVALMLRDDQIIEILELVDFRISKSELGAFFRAEDHPNYMECGDQVLRNFLNGLVIHLRGTKENPKNPNDVLAKHKAEIPKKETSKERPEFKVAPKDSEKYRGDQSSSKSGSSAGKPKKKSFPKGNGKPSVVEKVVFKNGNKKKS
- a CDS encoding LytR/AlgR family response regulator transcription factor, which translates into the protein MAFKCIIVDDEPPATRILENYIGKVNFLEKVGVFNDSLKALEFLNSQSVDVIFLDIQMPQLTGLQLSRIISKNIKVIFTTAYPDFALEGFELNAVDYLLKPIAFERFYQAVSKLNSESKIELSSTSNSNAPDFLFIKTDGKNKFQKVFLNDVLYVESLQNYVCIHTVKQQIITHSSLKNVIESLPEKDFIQIHKSYVVSLKHIESTDNFSVFVNGKELPIGATYKDAFFDEIDQNKI
- a CDS encoding sensor histidine kinase, translated to MKSRIPFYYHIVFFFLLFLTYIFWDIGLNDKKVEIVIKGICYGITPTHLLAIFCIYILNFYYFCEWFLNKKKLLFYILTIPVSLLLFAAVRYFLQEVVMFNITGRHNYYEEAREIGYYIKDNFFFGLPAVILSALTFLFWQFHTTQHQNQELLLENKKAEFQMLKAQVSPHFLFNTLNSFYSQLVLKEDEMANDILVLSDLLRYVITETDKDEAILSKEIQFIQNYIHLQKKRFEDLLYLDFSLEGEYSNERILSSALIHFVENVFKHGKLNNENEKAVILIKIKEDFLEISTFNYNVNGENYSSTGIGYENLTKRLEYMYKNQFILEKTEENNTFKTYLKIPLKK
- a CDS encoding DUF5694 domain-containing protein translates to MYKIILLLTIITLNLTSAQTKKKQILLVGTFHYANPGLDVTQVNSFDILSEKSQKELEIMSDKIKKFGPDKIFVEWEFNEQADLDKFYNKNTDSLFKTNKDEIVQLALRTAKKLNHKKLYGMNLYTSFPYDSLLMSMEKANQQDLLKRNNEWKKRNEKDHNERITKSSLQELMLHYNKKETENKNIQWYLEVANRAGNPDDFTGASLVSNWYKRNLYMYSLIQKLTETTDTKIMILVGAGHAALIREFITHDPEFEIVELSTVLK